DNA sequence from the Arthrobacter jinronghuae genome:
GAGCGCCGTCGTTGTCGGGGGGCGCGGCGCCGTCGGACTGCCGGTCCTTAATATGGCGGTCGTAGCTCTCACGGATGGCCTGCATAAAGCCCAGGATGGTGCGCAGCTCCGTTTCCGTGTACCGGGACATGACCTCGTCGGTGAGGGCGCCCAGGGGGCCGAAGTAGGCACCGGCAAGCTGCATGGCCAGGGGCTCGAAGTGCAGGGTAACCTTCCGCCTGTCCGCATGGCTGCGGTTGCGGTGGATGTGGCCGATGCGCTCCAGCCGGTCGATCACCGCGGTGGTGGCGCCGGAGGAGGTGCCCAGCCTGGCGCTGAGCTGCCCGGCGGTTAGTGCCTCATGCCGCATCTCCGCCTCCATGATGAGCACCAGGGCGCGCATGTCCGTGGCATTCAGGCCGTTGGAGTGCGCGAAAGCGTCCGCGACACGCTGGCCGTCAAGGCTCATGCCGCGGATTGCGTCGACGATCTCCCGCCGTAGCTCTTTGTCCTCCACAAACCAATAGTAACTGGGAATTGAAGTATCTCTATATCTAAGATACTTTCGAATGGAGATACTTTTTAGACGGCTTGGAGAAGCGCATGTATGCAGGGATAGTGAAGAACGCCAAGACGGCGTGGATCACGCTGCTGATCGGGGTGGCCGTCATCATTGGCCTGTTCGCCCTGCCGGCACAGGAAAGCGACACCACCGACGTGGGTGGGCTGAATGACAAGTACCAGTCCGCCCAGGTCGCCGACCTGCTTCAGGAGTTCCCCGACGCGCAGGAATCCTCCGCCATTGTGGTGGTTTCCCGGGAGGACGGCGGTCCGCTGACGGACGCGGACACTGCCGGCATTGCCGGGATCAACGCGGCGGTTACGGAGGCCGGGGCCTCGGGTCCGCCGCCGCAGGTTCCGCCGGTGGTTTCGGAAAA
Encoded proteins:
- a CDS encoding MarR family winged helix-turn-helix transcriptional regulator, with amino-acid sequence MEDKELRREIVDAIRGMSLDGQRVADAFAHSNGLNATDMRALVLIMEAEMRHEALTAGQLSARLGTSSGATTAVIDRLERIGHIHRNRSHADRRKVTLHFEPLAMQLAGAYFGPLGALTDEVMSRYTETELRTILGFMQAIRESYDRHIKDRQSDGAAPPDNDGAPDGLQPRSGRNG